A window of the Palaeococcus ferrophilus DSM 13482 genome harbors these coding sequences:
- a CDS encoding helix-turn-helix domain-containing protein, which yields MANGLVLSRFEYISRLKAEAAEDGEAKYLDLALSLMEKATQLEEEMEKVPGIYKEKKLEIALSTIEQYKQANELLIKAILVGESAEMALRKLERMLSSRATLRTKIIAVLYGETEPVGPSELAERFGISAQAVHQALQELDKLKVVEKDEKGHYKLRDGVMDEVFRLLWQSVAELKARGGV from the coding sequence GTGGCGAACGGGTTAGTCCTAAGTAGGTTTGAGTATATCTCCCGTTTGAAGGCCGAAGCGGCCGAGGATGGGGAAGCCAAGTACCTAGACCTCGCTCTTTCTCTCATGGAAAAGGCGACACAGCTTGAGGAGGAGATGGAAAAAGTCCCTGGCATTTACAAGGAGAAAAAGCTCGAAATTGCACTTTCCACGATAGAGCAGTACAAGCAGGCAAACGAGCTCCTCATCAAGGCGATTTTGGTTGGCGAGAGTGCAGAGATGGCATTGAGAAAGCTCGAAAGGATGCTGAGTTCAAGAGCGACGCTGAGGACGAAGATTATCGCAGTCCTCTACGGTGAGACCGAACCAGTAGGCCCCTCCGAGCTCGCCGAGCGCTTCGGCATCTCGGCACAGGCAGTACATCAGGCACTCCAGGAGCTCGACAAGCTTAAGGTCGTAGAGAAGGACGAGAAAGGCCACTACAAGCTCCGTGACGGCGTGATGGACGAGGTGTTTCGGCTTCTCTGGCAGAGCGTTGCAGAGCTCAAGGCGAGGGGAGGCGTATGA
- a CDS encoding type II toxin-antitoxin system antitoxin SocA domain-containing protein, with protein MFLVEHFDLDTSRIVPSSGITGYKFKIWYYGPYSSDLKEDTDNLVKEGVLNEDVKYLDDFLYTDESPKRLYLYSPKTKIRIENKLDRQTIQKIDKILEKFGTQSPYELEKTVSSLLNLDPLKKLEVWGKSLDEYISSSNTN; from the coding sequence ATATTCTTAGTCGAGCATTTTGACTTGGATACGAGCAGAATAGTTCCTTCTTCTGGAATCACAGGATATAAGTTTAAAATTTGGTATTATGGCCCATATTCAAGTGATCTCAAAGAGGATACCGATAATTTAGTAAAAGAGGGCGTACTAAACGAGGACGTTAAATATCTCGATGACTTTTTGTACACAGATGAATCCCCCAAGAGACTGTATCTCTATTCCCCGAAAACTAAGATCAGAATTGAAAATAAGCTTGATAGGCAAACTATCCAAAAGATCGACAAAATACTAGAAAAATTTGGTACCCAATCTCCATATGAGCTGGAGAAAACAGTGTCAAGCCTGCTGAATCTAGATCCTCTGAAAAAGCTGGAAGTGTGGGGGAAGTCATTAGATGAGTACATCTCGTCCTCAAATACTAATTAA
- a CDS encoding LEA type 2 family protein encodes MRKLLAVGVLMLLVVSLASGCIGSGNVKEKIGEKVETLKPQILSVSHRWGEITPTTSEVITEIVVSNPNSIPIPIKNISVHLYMNGVDMGAGKNVGPASLQPKANTTIVLLTKIDNTKIPKWWVSHLRNGEKTDVLLKGSITFDLKVTDFEWPFEQRSTVKTDILSGLQFKNVPIDIDLKLASIRLYANVTSRLDSVEEGYTQISHTVVLYNTNKLLPVAVSGIAYEVYMNDIKVGEGEEEKSALIPPQSTATFDMNTIIENGKLDNWWVSHLKNGEKTKVVVQYYFVFRIGDLEVVRIPFNSMESEIKTNVLGS; translated from the coding sequence ATGAGAAAGCTGCTTGCTGTCGGGGTTTTAATGCTTTTGGTAGTTAGCTTGGCGAGTGGCTGCATTGGATCAGGGAACGTTAAGGAGAAAATCGGGGAGAAGGTCGAGACTCTTAAGCCTCAGATTCTCAGTGTCTCCCATAGGTGGGGCGAGATAACCCCAACCACTTCGGAGGTCATTACTGAGATTGTAGTTTCCAATCCAAATTCTATTCCAATACCCATAAAGAACATCTCAGTGCATCTCTACATGAATGGTGTTGATATGGGTGCGGGCAAGAATGTGGGGCCTGCGAGCCTTCAACCGAAGGCAAACACTACCATAGTTCTGTTAACAAAGATTGACAACACGAAGATTCCCAAGTGGTGGGTTTCCCATCTCAGGAATGGGGAGAAGACTGATGTTCTCTTGAAGGGATCCATAACTTTTGACTTGAAGGTTACTGATTTTGAGTGGCCGTTTGAGCAGAGAAGCACTGTGAAAACTGATATTCTCAGCGGACTTCAGTTCAAGAATGTGCCAATTGATATTGATTTGAAGTTAGCTTCTATACGGCTTTATGCTAATGTTACGTCCAGGTTGGACAGTGTTGAGGAGGGGTATACTCAGATATCTCACACGGTGGTGCTGTATAATACGAATAAGCTTCTTCCTGTGGCTGTTTCGGGAATTGCTTATGAGGTATATATGAATGATATCAAGGTTGGTGAGGGCGAGGAGGAGAAGTCCGCTTTGATTCCGCCACAGAGCACTGCTACTTTTGACATGAACACTATTATCGAAAATGGAAAGCTGGATAATTGGTGGGTCAGCCACTTGAAGAATGGGGAAAAGACGAAAGTTGTGGTCCAGTATTATTTCGTTTTCAGGATTGGGGATTTGGAGGTGGTTAGGATTCCGTTTAATTCAATGGAAAGCGAGATTAAGACGAATGTTCTTGGTTCTTAA
- a CDS encoding AbrB/MazE/SpoVT family DNA-binding domain-containing protein has product MTEEPGTIEPLAKFHAKVYVKGRIRIISNERDFLGLSDGDIVKLIIRTLDENKHPVHRAYFEGMLVSGGNVTIPKELINKLGIKKGDVVEVLMIGYQKLHEIIPEEHYILLKQYSSGKFKLISAAEEKQLLETLTSTLY; this is encoded by the coding sequence ATGACAGAAGAGCCAGGGACCATCGAGCCACTAGCGAAATTCCACGCAAAAGTTTACGTTAAAGGACGGATTAGAATAATCAGTAACGAACGGGACTTTCTCGGGTTATCGGACGGAGATATTGTTAAATTGATCATCCGGACCCTCGATGAGAATAAACATCCGGTGCACCGGGCATATTTCGAGGGCATGTTAGTTTCTGGAGGCAATGTCACAATTCCCAAAGAACTCATAAATAAGCTCGGGATTAAAAAAGGGGATGTTGTGGAAGTCCTCATGATAGGTTATCAGAAACTGCATGAGATTATCCCCGAAGAACACTACATCTTGCTTAAACAGTACAGTTCTGGAAAGTTCAAACTCATCTCCGCTGCTGAAGAAAAACAATTGCTTGAGACTCTTACTTCTACTCTTTATTGA